Proteins from one Methanobrevibacter sp. genomic window:
- the tmk gene encoding dTMP kinase: MYIVFEGIDGAGKSTQIQLLKEWLEANGFRVETLVEPTDSEIGKLIRKILQRPDATNDRVQKTLGLLFAADRMLIMDKLEDKSKIIISDRSFISSLAYQEPADWIGVLNKYAKKPDLLLLLDLDVKRSVSRTYGEDTFENEEFLTGVKDNYLKLAENYTTEIINANNGVNKVSSDIKKAVAPYLGICPDCIL, from the coding sequence ATGTATATTGTATTTGAAGGAATTGATGGTGCTGGAAAATCAACCCAAATCCAATTATTAAAAGAATGGCTTGAAGCAAATGGATTTAGAGTTGAAACATTGGTTGAACCGACTGATTCAGAAATTGGAAAACTAATCAGAAAAATACTGCAACGTCCGGATGCAACAAATGATAGGGTTCAAAAAACATTAGGATTACTCTTTGCAGCTGATCGGATGTTAATAATGGATAAACTTGAAGACAAATCAAAAATAATCATTTCTGACAGATCATTCATATCAAGTTTAGCTTATCAGGAACCTGCAGATTGGATTGGAGTCTTAAATAAATATGCTAAAAAACCAGATTTGTTATTATTGCTTGATTTGGATGTTAAAAGGTCAGTTTCAAGAACCTATGGTGAGGACACATTTGAAAATGAGGAATTTTTAACTGGTGTTAAAGACAATTATTTAAAATTAGCTGAAAATTATACTACTGAAATTATCAATGCAAATAATGGTGTTAATAAGGTATCTTCAGATATAAAAAAAGCAGTTGCACCCTATCTTGGAATCTGTCCTGATTGTATACTATAA